DNA sequence from the Leopardus geoffroyi isolate Oge1 chromosome A3, O.geoffroyi_Oge1_pat1.0, whole genome shotgun sequence genome:
ACAGtcctggggtgactgggtggctcagtcagttgaggatctgactcttgattttggctcaggtcatgatctcacggttcatgagatagGGCCCCGCATTTGGCTTTgagctgacggcatggagcctgcttgggattgtgtctctacctctctctctcaaaataaataaactaggaaaaaaaaaaaaaaaaaaaaaagaatctcatagTCCAAAGCGGCAGTGGGGGCAAGGGGGACAGACAAATAAGACTGACAATTTAATGTAGTAGACAGCTTTGAGAATGGTATGTACAAAGAACTATGGGAACCTTACTTAACGAGGGCCACTTAATCCAGAATGGTGTAATCTAGGGATGGTTTCCAGGTCCAGAGAATAAGTTTTACAAAAGAGTTTGCCAAGAAGAGAGTTAATGGTGGCTGAAAGGTATTCCTCTAAAAGGGATTGTCAACTAGTCCTAGAGAATGATGCCTGGTCTTTAAGGTTCCTTCTAACAGATCCTCACCTGCTTGATCCAACACAAGGAATCTGCATAGAGTAAGGCATCTTTCCAATATTGTGCCTATTTGTTAAATACTGGTTTCCCGGATTCTTATTTTTTGTGTCacagagcacaatttaagaagaaaatgccaTCCTGACTAAAATGTTTCACAGACACTTTTTACTATGGTGATGACCACAGATTCAGAATGAACAATCTGGTATAGTGAGTACTATACCAtctacttttaagaaaaagaaaaacaaaagttaaagattCCTGGAAAGCTATAAATTTAAACAAGTCAGGTATATAGCGTACTCTAAAATAATACagttcttctcctcctccttttttctttttttcatgttttcttttcttttaaatgtagggaaaacaaaaaggatCTAAGTCCCTTGCCTTGGTTATCTACAAGTAGTACACTAGATGGTGCTGTAAGGCTGTTGGAAAGCGTTTGCCAAGAAAAACAGTGTGGCGGTGCTGATGGCTGTCCCTGAGAGCAGTTCCAGGTCTGTAGGCAAGTAATGggtatcatgatctcacaagtttcAGCCTTCCAGTCAGATTAATTTTAAACTAAACCACAAGtttagcacattttaaaatgggcTCAGTGTTTGACAATTCAATCTGATGCCACTGAAATGGACATTTAAAAgttatcaaaatataaatttattatattctaCATTTCAACATGTtactattaatttcattttaggtAGTCTTGCTAATTATGTCTACTTCTAGTTATAAGCCTAGTTATGTCTACTACTTAATGAATCACTAATCAGTTTCTTCACATGGTTTCCTGAATTTTTGAATTACCATTAAGCAGGAAATATCAATCAAACTCCTTTATCATTAGAGTACTGCAATATACTAATATAAATACATGAAGCAATACATTTAAAACACTCTATCAGTATAGTATTTCTTACATAAATAACATATCATGATTTTTCTGCATTATAGTAAAGCCAGAATTTTTATGAAAgtgcagaataaaaacaaagctggacttttacaatatttttttttgaatgttaaacattaaaaaggcgaacaaaaaaacaaacctaagagtcattttagttttaaactcTCAAAGTTACAAGATGTGTTTGTAATGTTTCAGCTTATCTTTCCAGTTCTGCTTCTAGAATTTCCCCCCATGTATCTACATCCATTGGGTACATGATTTTTTCTGGTAGGCTAAGAGGAGAACATATGTTGCTGTATCTGCCACTTAGCCATTCGTGTTTCACTTTACTCTTCTGATAATTCCTCAGTAGTATTACCTGAAAGAGGTAAATCATCATTGTTAAAAAATGGAGTAGGTGGTTGGTCAGTGAGTTTGTTTAAAATTAGAGAAGCTGAATGACAGGGCTGAAAAGaagattaaatatttactttgataTACACATCTACTATTACATTTGTGGTAAGCATATGtgcgtgggtgggtgggtgtgggtgtgggtgtacgtatatgtgtatacacacagagtGAGCCACAGAGTTTGCTGTGAGTTGTGGAAAAGGTGGAATGAAGTAGCTAACAGAGGAATATGCCtgaatttagtatttaaaaaacgTAAAAGGATGGATGGGATGATGTGGTTTGcaggaaaatactaattcaacTTCAAGGCCAAAAGCCAACACACTCTGTATGTCACTCTGTATATGAAATCCTACCTCCTCTGTGCAGAAGGCAGAGTTGGCTCAAACCTATCACCATATTGTCAAGAACACCACAGACTTCAAAGACTAAACTTACTCTCCAGGAATATCCACTTTCTAGATCATCGTCTACTTCTCTTTGGCACACAGCTCTTAAGGTCAAGCAATGAGGTTTCCATAAGGAGTCACTGTTTCTTACTGTGTAATTCCAGCTCCTGCAAGTTATGGAAGCCCTGCACAAACTCCGAATGTCCAGCtgactgaaaattttaaaagtgacttCTGGAGGCAACAGTTCAACAAAGGTATTTtgactctctttcttttccttctcagcaTCCACAGAATTCAATTTTATGCCAGAAACTCTTGAATTATTGTTCCTCTTGAGGCTTTTCTGCATAGCTTGATGTTTTAGCAAATTATCCACATATGTAACCTAAAAGGCAAAGTTTAAACACGCTCAGTCTCTTCAGATCAGACTATAGAACCTACTCTGAGCCAGATATTTTCTGGGTATGATTACAAGAACCTTAACTTTCATGACTTGAGGTtttcaatctgtaaaatggggccaatgATGCTCCTTTCCTGTGTGTTCTTACAAGGATTAACAGGGATAATGTGTAAACCATCTAGCTTCATCTAAATTGCACATAGGAGACACTCAACACATAttacttccctttaaaaaattttttttttttttaatttttgagagagagagagagagagaaaacagagtgtgagcaggggaggggcagagagagagagtgagacacagaatcagaagcaggctccaggctctgagctgccagcatatagcccgatgcggggctcgaacccacaaaccaggagatcgtgacctgagccgaagttgtacgcttaactgactgagccatgcaggcgctccctacttctcttctttttaaatgtttttggtaAATGGGTTTGTTTCT
Encoded proteins:
- the FBXO48 gene encoding F-box only protein 48 encodes the protein MQKSLKRNNNSRVSGIKLNSVDAEKEKKESQNTFVELLPPEVTFKIFSQLDIRSLCRASITCRSWNYTVRNSDSLWKPHCLTLRAVCQREVDDDLESGYSWRVILLRNYQKSKVKHEWLSGRYSNICSPLSLPEKIMYPMDVDTWGEILEAELER